The following proteins come from a genomic window of Pseudomonas syringae:
- the retS gene encoding hybrid sensor histidine kinase/response regulator RetS, which produces MRWLRIAIASTVGLLTLLFMLSAQAEHGAGWSTLLDENASLTLDEIRSARYQNQFSPTELERVSATERSGAVWLHYRLHPTQHEQLLRIFAPDLASADMYVMDGDQLIDHLRTGNEVPVEDQRLPSNDFLLPIPQSAAPLDIYLRLVSAQKMRPSITLEPAIQSAADETEPFLFGLLFGALAMLIVQNLTRYGHTRSRSNLWLAACEALLGLSALLLLNLLRPIDPWHIAQTPSAHLALLLAAVAGLIYTHCFFVHRNARKLDRLLLGNAVLMGLGALIVLFDSTLPINILTFLLVSLTTLSILAVSVWHWQKGYRSARLFVMGMITFNIGYMVVLPGLLWLSLIPPQWLILALLSVFCISGLLMSLALSERHRSITEDRFSLSRDQAASTAEINAKAEFLAKISHEIRTPMNGVLGMTELLLGTPLSVKQRDYVQTIHSAGNELLTLINEILDITKLESGQIELDDVQFDISALVEDCLNIFRAKAEQQQVELISLIQPQVPRVINGDPTRLRQTLLSLLENALKKTDEGEILLAVALETSRTGPSRLRIAVQDSGESLSDEERDELLHAELHSRNFLASSRLGGHLGLVIARQLIVLMDGEFGIQNSGTPGNTLWLTLPLDAKLLEQPTIDLDSPLKDARVLVVDDNDTCRKVLVQQCSAWGLNVSAVASGKEALALLRTKAHLRDYFDVVLLDQNMPGMTGMQLAAKIKEDPSLNHDILLIMLTGISNAPSKIIARNSGIKRILAKPVAGYTLKTTLADELTQLNKGVTAPKTSPVFNTPVSVPSDFRILVAEDNSISTKVIRGMLGKLNLNPDTASNGEEALRAMKAQRYDLVLMDCEMPILDGFSATEQLRAWEVGNQRVRTPVVALTAHILTEHKDRARQAGMDGHMAKPIELSQLRELVEHWVAHRDKARGLTSAGELYQQN; this is translated from the coding sequence GTGCGCTGGCTCAGGATTGCCATAGCCTCAACGGTCGGATTGCTGACCTTGCTGTTCATGCTGTCGGCTCAGGCAGAGCATGGTGCAGGCTGGTCAACGCTGCTCGACGAAAACGCCAGCCTGACGCTGGATGAAATCCGTTCTGCGCGCTATCAGAATCAATTCAGCCCCACTGAACTGGAACGTGTCAGCGCTACCGAGCGCAGCGGTGCGGTGTGGCTGCATTACCGGTTGCACCCCACCCAGCATGAGCAACTGCTGCGCATCTTCGCGCCGGACCTTGCCAGCGCCGACATGTATGTCATGGATGGTGACCAGTTGATCGATCACCTGCGCACCGGCAATGAGGTGCCTGTTGAAGATCAGCGCCTGCCTTCCAACGATTTCCTGCTGCCCATCCCGCAAAGCGCCGCCCCTCTGGATATCTACCTGAGGCTTGTATCGGCCCAGAAAATGCGCCCCAGCATTACGCTGGAACCGGCAATCCAGAGCGCTGCAGACGAGACCGAACCGTTTCTGTTCGGCCTGCTGTTTGGCGCCCTGGCGATGCTGATCGTGCAGAACCTGACGCGCTACGGGCATACCCGCTCACGCAGCAACCTGTGGCTGGCGGCCTGTGAGGCCTTGCTCGGGCTTAGCGCCCTGCTGCTGCTCAACCTGCTGCGCCCGATCGACCCGTGGCACATCGCCCAGACGCCCAGTGCGCACCTGGCCTTGCTGCTGGCTGCCGTGGCAGGCCTCATCTACACCCACTGTTTCTTCGTCCATCGCAATGCACGCAAGCTCGATCGACTGCTGTTGGGCAACGCCGTACTCATGGGGCTTGGCGCGCTGATCGTGCTGTTTGACAGCACGCTGCCGATCAACATCCTGACCTTTTTACTGGTGTCGCTGACCACCCTGAGCATCCTCGCGGTGTCGGTATGGCACTGGCAGAAAGGCTATCGTTCGGCACGTCTGTTCGTAATGGGGATGATCACCTTCAATATCGGTTACATGGTGGTCCTGCCGGGCCTGTTGTGGCTGAGCCTGATCCCGCCACAATGGCTGATACTCGCGTTGCTGAGCGTGTTCTGCATCAGCGGCCTGTTGATGAGCCTGGCCCTGAGCGAACGCCATCGCAGCATTACCGAGGACCGCTTCAGCCTCAGCCGCGATCAGGCCGCCAGCACCGCTGAAATCAATGCCAAGGCAGAATTTCTGGCCAAGATCAGCCATGAGATACGCACCCCCATGAACGGCGTGCTGGGCATGACCGAGCTGTTGCTTGGCACGCCGCTTTCGGTCAAGCAACGCGACTATGTCCAGACGATTCACAGTGCCGGTAACGAACTGCTGACGCTGATCAACGAGATTCTCGACATCACCAAGCTTGAATCAGGGCAGATCGAACTCGACGATGTGCAGTTCGATATCAGCGCGCTGGTCGAGGACTGTCTAAACATTTTCCGCGCCAAAGCCGAGCAGCAGCAGGTCGAACTGATCAGCCTTATCCAGCCGCAGGTGCCTCGCGTTATCAACGGCGATCCGACCCGCTTGCGTCAAACGCTGCTGAGTCTGCTGGAAAACGCCCTGAAGAAAACCGACGAAGGCGAAATCCTGTTGGCTGTAGCGCTGGAAACGTCCAGAACCGGCCCTTCTCGCTTGCGCATTGCGGTTCAGGACAGCGGCGAGTCGCTGTCCGACGAAGAGCGCGACGAACTGTTGCATGCCGAACTGCACAGCAGGAACTTCCTCGCCAGCAGCAGGCTCGGCGGTCATCTGGGGCTGGTGATTGCCCGACAGTTGATCGTGTTGATGGACGGCGAATTCGGTATCCAGAACAGCGGCACGCCAGGCAACACCCTATGGCTGACCCTGCCGCTGGACGCCAAGCTGCTGGAACAGCCGACCATCGATCTGGACAGCCCGCTGAAAGATGCCAGGGTGCTGGTGGTCGACGACAACGATACCTGCCGCAAGGTGCTGGTCCAGCAATGCAGCGCCTGGGGCCTGAATGTCAGCGCCGTGGCGTCCGGCAAGGAGGCCCTCGCACTGCTGCGCACCAAGGCGCACCTGCGTGACTATTTCGACGTGGTCCTGCTGGACCAGAACATGCCCGGCATGACCGGCATGCAACTGGCCGCCAAGATCAAGGAAGACCCAAGCCTGAACCACGACATCCTGCTGATCATGCTCACCGGCATCAGCAATGCGCCCAGCAAGATCATCGCCCGCAACTCCGGCATCAAGCGCATTCTGGCCAAACCCGTGGCGGGCTATACGCTCAAGACCACCCTGGCCGATGAACTGACTCAACTGAACAAAGGCGTCACGGCGCCCAAGACCAGCCCGGTGTTCAATACGCCGGTCAGCGTACCGAGTGACTTCCGGATCCTGGTGGCTGAAGACAACAGCATCTCCACCAAGGTGATTCGCGGCATGCTCGGCAAGCTCAATCTGAATCCCGATACCGCCAGCAATGGTGAAGAAGCGCTACGCGCCATGAAAGCGCAGCGCTACGACCTGGTGCTGATGGATTGCGAAATGCCGATCCTCGACGGTTTCTCGGCCACCGAGCAATTGCGCGCCTGGGAAGTCGGCAATCAGCGGGTCCGCACACCGGTTGTGGCACTGACCGCACACATTCTTACTGAACACAAGGATCGCGCACGTCAGGCCGGGATGGACGGCCACATGGCCAAGCCTATCGAGTTGTCGCAACTGCGCGAACTGGTCGAGCATTGGGTGGCGCATCGCGACAAGGCGCGCGGGCTGACTTCGGCCGGCGAACTCTATCAACAGAACTGA
- a CDS encoding MarC family protein has translation MLHVLFSVYLKMLVLYSPFFVLSCFISLTRGHSRKEQRRLAWKVALATLVSSVLLYLFGRVIFDVFGITVDAFRIGAGSVLFISALGMAQGKSAVQTDNIQQDVTIVPLTIPLTVGPGTIGALLVMGVSQPHWDDKLTAILSIALASLTVGVVLYLSNRIERILGDQGLQIVSRLMGLFVCALAAQIIFTGIRGYLLP, from the coding sequence ATGCTTCACGTGTTGTTCAGCGTTTATCTGAAAATGCTCGTGCTTTACAGCCCGTTCTTTGTTCTTTCCTGCTTCATCAGCCTGACCCGTGGTCACTCGCGCAAGGAACAACGACGTCTGGCCTGGAAAGTGGCGCTCGCCACACTGGTTTCCAGTGTGCTGTTGTATCTGTTCGGGCGAGTGATTTTCGATGTATTCGGGATCACGGTCGATGCATTCAGGATCGGCGCCGGCAGCGTGTTGTTCATTTCGGCACTGGGTATGGCGCAGGGCAAATCCGCCGTGCAGACCGACAATATCCAGCAGGACGTGACCATCGTTCCGTTGACCATTCCGCTGACCGTCGGCCCCGGCACCATCGGCGCGCTGCTGGTCATGGGCGTCAGCCAGCCCCACTGGGACGACAAGCTCACCGCCATTCTGAGTATCGCACTGGCCAGCTTGACGGTTGGCGTGGTGCTGTACCTGTCCAACCGTATCGAACGCATCCTGGGTGATCAGGGCTTGCAGATTGTCAGCCGCTTGATGGGGCTGTTTGTCTGCGCGCTGGCGGCGCAGATTATTTTTACCGGCATACGGGGCTATCTGCTGCCCTGA